Proteins encoded by one window of Gammaproteobacteria bacterium:
- a CDS encoding SDR family NAD(P)-dependent oxidoreductase — MEAKQPLVVVTGAAGSLGRAVAQHFMQAGARLILVDLDQKMLMRAFEGASEEHERVAADLTDAAQVEAVLSAVLQRLGEVDVLCNIAGGFSMGPGVHETPDASWRHLMDLNVATLINTCRVVVPGMIQAGRGKIINIAAAGAAKGGAGMGAYAASKSSVARLTESMSMELREFGINVNAVAPSIIDTAPNRAAMPDVDPARWVTTDALARVVGFLSSSDASAIHGAVLPVVGLS, encoded by the coding sequence ATGGAAGCCAAGCAACCATTGGTAGTCGTTACCGGCGCGGCCGGCAGTCTTGGGCGTGCGGTGGCTCAGCACTTCATGCAGGCCGGCGCTCGCCTGATTCTGGTCGACCTGGACCAGAAAATGCTGATGCGTGCATTCGAGGGTGCGTCGGAAGAACATGAGCGTGTCGCGGCCGATCTGACCGACGCCGCGCAGGTCGAGGCCGTTTTGTCCGCGGTGTTGCAGCGACTGGGGGAAGTCGATGTGCTTTGCAACATCGCCGGCGGATTCTCGATGGGGCCGGGCGTGCACGAAACCCCGGATGCGAGCTGGCGTCATTTGATGGATTTGAACGTCGCCACGCTGATCAATACCTGCCGCGTCGTGGTGCCCGGAATGATTCAGGCCGGCCGCGGCAAGATCATCAATATCGCAGCCGCCGGGGCGGCCAAGGGCGGCGCTGGCATGGGGGCCTATGCGGCGTCCAAGAGTTCGGTGGCGCGATTGACCGAATCGATGTCGATGGAGCTGCGTGAGTTCGGCATTAACGTCAATGCCGTGGCGCCGAGCATCATCGATACCGCGCCCAACCGAGCCGCAATGCCGGATGTCGATCCGGCGCGCTGGGTGACCACCGATGCCCTGGCGCGAGTGGTCGGTTTTCTGTCTTCGTCGGACGCAAGCGCGATACATGGCGCAGTGCTGCCGGTCGTCGGTTTGTCGTGA
- a CDS encoding DUF1302 domain-containing protein has product MGIESGHEDVSIRWDNTLRYNAGWRVEGINDDFANSATYDETETTFDKGDMVLNRIDVISEFDLVYKARHGFRVSASAWYDQAYDDKRPRVSPALEGTGSYVDDEYSAYTKRYHEGLSGELLDAFLFTGFDVGSTSVSVKAGQHTVFWGDSLFTTFHNIAYSQAPLDGLKAASSPGITAKEVFRPVNQISMLVQPTPELVIAAQYFLEWEPNRLPQGGTYFGATDVLWEGAERLFLGYNEGTPLFAYQTNAVEPTHGAGNNYGIALRWSPFWLNGTAGLYFRQFDEVQAWGPVLGIDSTSFSPTDYHLAYAKDTRLVGLSLNKDVAGVSLGSELSYRHDTALASASSFAAAGDFEGVEGARGDSLHFLVNGIYLMPKTPLWVGGTLQGELVYSHLLDVTKNEDLYKGEGYAGCPEGQDKSDGCTTDDVVLAQVGFRPEWSQVLPFGGNLAAPTSFAYGIYGNGATLGGGNEGVYNWSVGLEGTFRARYVVSLKYNDQHADYTAVNGVVSTASGGAVQNNHGWVSLAFQTTF; this is encoded by the coding sequence ATGGGCATCGAAAGCGGTCATGAGGACGTCAGTATTCGTTGGGACAACACGCTGCGCTACAACGCCGGTTGGCGTGTCGAAGGAATCAACGACGACTTCGCGAATAGCGCGACCTACGACGAAACCGAGACGACGTTCGACAAGGGCGACATGGTCCTGAACCGTATCGACGTCATATCGGAGTTCGACCTTGTCTACAAAGCGCGGCACGGTTTCCGCGTCAGCGCCTCAGCTTGGTACGACCAGGCGTACGACGACAAGCGTCCGCGCGTGAGCCCGGCGCTCGAAGGTACGGGCAGCTATGTGGACGACGAGTATTCGGCGTATACCAAGCGCTATCACGAAGGGCTTTCCGGCGAACTCCTGGATGCGTTCCTGTTCACAGGATTCGACGTCGGCAGCACCAGCGTGTCAGTGAAGGCGGGCCAGCACACGGTGTTCTGGGGCGATTCGCTGTTCACCACATTTCATAACATCGCCTACTCGCAGGCGCCGCTAGACGGTCTCAAGGCGGCGTCCAGCCCTGGCATTACCGCAAAGGAAGTGTTCCGGCCGGTCAATCAGATTTCGATGCTGGTGCAGCCGACGCCGGAGCTGGTGATCGCCGCGCAGTACTTCCTGGAATGGGAGCCCAATCGCCTGCCCCAGGGCGGCACTTACTTCGGCGCGACGGACGTGCTGTGGGAAGGGGCGGAACGATTGTTCCTGGGCTACAACGAAGGAACCCCCCTGTTCGCATACCAGACCAATGCTGTCGAACCGACGCACGGCGCGGGCAATAACTACGGCATAGCACTGCGATGGAGTCCATTCTGGCTCAACGGTACCGCCGGGCTCTACTTCCGCCAGTTCGACGAAGTGCAGGCCTGGGGGCCAGTGTTGGGGATTGATTCGACCTCATTTTCACCCACGGACTATCATCTCGCTTACGCCAAAGATACGCGTCTGGTCGGTTTGAGCCTGAACAAAGACGTTGCCGGCGTCAGCCTGGGGTCCGAGCTGAGCTATCGTCATGACACGGCGCTGGCATCAGCCTCGTCTTTCGCTGCGGCCGGAGACTTCGAGGGTGTTGAGGGTGCGCGCGGCGACAGCCTGCACTTCCTGGTCAATGGCATCTACCTGATGCCGAAGACGCCGCTGTGGGTCGGTGGCACGCTGCAGGGCGAACTCGTCTATAGCCATCTGCTCGATGTGACGAAGAACGAGGATCTGTACAAGGGCGAAGGCTACGCTGGTTGTCCTGAGGGTCAGGACAAGAGCGATGGCTGCACGACCGATGATGTGGTGCTGGCCCAGGTCGGCTTCCGCCCCGAGTGGTCACAGGTGTTGCCGTTCGGCGGCAACCTGGCGGCGCCCACCTCATTCGCTTATGGAATCTATGGAAATGGCGCGACACTGGGTGGCGGCAACGAAGGTGTCTACAACTGGTCCGTTGGCCTCGAGGGCACCTTCCGTGCGCGCTACGTCGTATCGCTGAAGTACAACGATCAGCATGCCGACTACACCGCGGTCAATGGCGTGGTTTCGACCGCCAGTGGCGGTGCCGTCCAGAACAACCACGGCTGGGTCTCGCTGGCGTTCCAGACCACGTTCTAG
- a CDS encoding OB-fold domain-containing protein: MIKAPAPPLPQLDDSNRFFWTSGADGVLRILRCDRCEYWVHPPAPICPKCLSTQQTPTTVSGMGTVAAVTINHQAWIPGMQVPFVVAIVELDEQEALRLTTNIVGVPVETVHIGQRVRVSFDHREDVWLPLFTPV, encoded by the coding sequence ATGATCAAAGCACCTGCGCCACCACTGCCGCAGCTGGACGATTCCAATCGCTTCTTCTGGACCAGTGGCGCCGACGGGGTACTGCGGATCCTGCGTTGCGACCGCTGCGAATACTGGGTCCACCCTCCCGCACCGATTTGTCCGAAATGTCTGAGCACTCAGCAGACGCCGACGACGGTCTCCGGCATGGGCACGGTGGCCGCAGTCACGATCAATCACCAAGCCTGGATTCCGGGCATGCAGGTGCCGTTCGTCGTCGCGATTGTCGAACTCGATGAACAGGAAGCGCTTCGGCTGACCACCAACATAGTCGGCGTCCCTGTCGAGACGGTGCACATCGGCCAGCGTGTGCGCGTGAGCTTCGACCACCGCGAAGACGTGTGGCTGCCGCTGTTCACACCGGTCTGA
- a CDS encoding DUF1329 domain-containing protein — MMQLKKMAAASLMTLSIGAAYAAPTAEEAAELGKSLTAVGAIKAGNADGSIPAYDGGLCTPVAGYQPKSSKGGWPYVDPFADEKPLYSINSKNMSEYADKLAEGTKVMLERYPDTFRVDVFPTHRTACFPDYVYKNTIERVMKPKLVGDAPGIMDAHAQFPFPIPKNGFEAMWNGLLRFAGPYEAGGFTQYVVDNSGNVTLSNFSTVQDERRFWDNDLEYSDDMTYWRDIATQAGPPAQAGSKNMIFQYLRADERKTKAWTYIPGQRRVRASPEFTYDTVSTLSGVLLFDEINGFDGRMDKYDFKLLGRQEMIVPYNDYRRFLQPQKELLTAHHVAPEGHRWELHRVWVVEGTLKEGERHVQKRKKFYLDEDSWAILLYTSFDHQDKPHHYFVSPVYQEYDKPQLRSNAMYDLYDLTTGNYTAQVFPGPKGTGYIKLDEPWPANTYTPGGLAGAGIR, encoded by the coding sequence ATGATGCAACTAAAGAAAATGGCGGCGGCGTCGCTGATGACACTGTCGATAGGCGCTGCCTACGCGGCACCGACTGCCGAAGAAGCCGCGGAACTCGGCAAGAGTCTGACCGCGGTGGGCGCCATCAAGGCTGGCAATGCGGACGGAAGCATTCCGGCGTACGACGGTGGCCTTTGCACGCCGGTTGCCGGCTACCAGCCCAAGAGTTCCAAGGGTGGGTGGCCGTATGTCGACCCGTTCGCCGACGAAAAGCCGCTCTACTCGATCAATTCGAAGAACATGTCGGAGTATGCGGACAAGTTGGCCGAGGGTACCAAGGTCATGCTGGAGCGCTATCCGGACACATTCCGGGTCGATGTGTTTCCAACCCATCGTACTGCTTGCTTCCCGGATTACGTTTACAAGAACACGATTGAGCGCGTCATGAAACCGAAGCTCGTCGGTGACGCTCCCGGCATCATGGACGCGCACGCACAGTTTCCGTTCCCGATTCCGAAGAACGGTTTCGAGGCGATGTGGAACGGCCTGCTGCGTTTCGCAGGCCCTTACGAGGCCGGTGGCTTTACGCAATACGTGGTCGACAATTCCGGCAACGTGACACTGTCCAATTTCAGCACGGTTCAGGACGAACGCCGCTTCTGGGACAATGATCTGGAGTATTCCGACGACATGACATACTGGCGCGACATCGCCACGCAGGCCGGCCCGCCGGCGCAAGCCGGGTCCAAGAACATGATCTTCCAGTATCTGCGTGCGGACGAACGCAAGACCAAGGCGTGGACCTACATTCCGGGTCAGCGTCGCGTTCGGGCCTCGCCGGAATTCACCTACGATACCGTTTCGACGCTCTCCGGCGTGCTGCTGTTCGACGAAATCAACGGCTTTGACGGTCGCATGGACAAGTACGACTTCAAGCTGCTCGGCAGGCAGGAGATGATCGTTCCGTACAACGACTATCGTCGCTTCCTGCAGCCGCAGAAGGAGTTGCTGACGGCCCACCACGTGGCGCCGGAAGGCCATCGTTGGGAATTGCACCGCGTATGGGTGGTCGAGGGAACCTTGAAAGAGGGCGAACGTCATGTGCAGAAGCGCAAGAAGTTCTACCTCGACGAGGACAGCTGGGCGATCCTGCTCTATACCAGCTTCGATCACCAAGACAAGCCACATCACTACTTCGTCAGCCCGGTTTATCAGGAATACGACAAGCCGCAGCTGCGCTCCAACGCCATGTACGACCTCTACGATCTGACCACTGGAAACTACACCGCACAGGTGTTCCCGGGGCCCAAGGGAACAGGCTACATCAAGCTTGACGAACCCTGGCCGGCCAACACCTATACGCCGGGTGGTCTGGCGGGCGCGGGCATCCGATAG
- a CDS encoding glycosyl hydrolase, protein MIATLAVIAAVGAEAAAEKFKDPLEVPAPINSLATRSQLSGIAIAGQRLVAVGASGLIIVSDDDGKSWRQVVPPVSSDLTAAYFATDSQGWAVGHDGVVLHTSDGGDSWVKQFDGLMAEAMLTEHFEKLAAQDDPVGERMLPEIALNYANGPEQALLDVWFDDAKNGFVAGSFGSLFATHDGGKTWESWIEKVDADQLYHYNAIRRIGGDLYIASEQGMVFKLDPQQQRFVQKDTGYVGSFFSLAGGDDTVIAFGLRGAAYRSTDAGESWEALPLSPGGSVSASLYADGRLLLVTRNGQLVYSGDGGNTFEPVPVARSMMLTGLAEADDVVTVVGMRGVQRISLQ, encoded by the coding sequence CTGATCGCGACCCTCGCGGTCATTGCTGCAGTCGGCGCCGAAGCGGCGGCCGAAAAATTCAAGGATCCTCTGGAAGTCCCGGCACCGATCAATTCGCTGGCGACCCGTAGTCAGCTTTCGGGTATTGCGATCGCCGGTCAGCGACTGGTCGCCGTCGGTGCCAGTGGCCTGATCATCGTTTCGGATGACGACGGAAAATCCTGGAGGCAGGTCGTTCCGCCCGTCAGCAGCGACCTGACCGCGGCGTATTTCGCCACCGACTCGCAGGGCTGGGCGGTGGGCCACGACGGCGTTGTGCTGCATACCTCGGATGGAGGCGATAGCTGGGTCAAGCAGTTCGACGGCCTGATGGCCGAAGCGATGCTCACTGAACACTTCGAGAAGTTGGCGGCGCAGGATGATCCCGTCGGCGAACGTATGCTGCCGGAGATCGCTCTGAACTACGCCAACGGTCCGGAGCAAGCGCTGCTTGATGTCTGGTTCGATGATGCGAAAAACGGGTTTGTCGCCGGTTCTTTCGGCAGTCTGTTCGCAACCCACGACGGCGGAAAGACCTGGGAGTCCTGGATCGAGAAGGTCGACGCCGATCAGCTGTATCACTACAACGCGATTCGCAGGATCGGCGGTGATCTGTACATCGCGTCCGAGCAGGGCATGGTGTTCAAGCTCGATCCACAGCAGCAGCGCTTCGTGCAGAAGGACACCGGCTATGTCGGCAGCTTCTTCAGTCTGGCCGGTGGCGACGACACGGTGATCGCGTTCGGTCTGCGCGGTGCGGCCTATCGTTCGACCGATGCCGGCGAGAGCTGGGAAGCCTTGCCGCTGAGCCCCGGCGGTTCCGTGTCCGCCAGCCTGTATGCGGACGGACGGCTGTTGCTGGTGACGCGCAATGGGCAGTTGGTCTACAGCGGCGATGGCGGCAACACTTTCGAGCCGGTTCCGGTCGCTCGGTCGATGATGCTGACGGGTCTGGCGGAAGCCGACGATGTGGTTACCGTGGTGGGCATGCGCGGTGTGCAGCGGATCAGCCTTCAGTAG
- a CDS encoding acyl-CoA/acyl-ACP dehydrogenase, with amino-acid sequence MTHIPTTEADDTLSMIRDQASRLLSNSAAPEHLNALLDQTTGFDKALWEAAVEQGWPTVSMPEEAGGLGLGWRGLCTLTEEAGNKSVSLPLTANAVAVAALLASGDAELIDRHAMPLVTGDSIACLAFAEPGESGLRIRPELRFADGKLDGSKAPAAFAAVADVALVQAVDPAGETVLLLVALDQREVTRRITATLDSTRATSALDFNAAPAHPLSGTGAMAFNEATALAAIATAFEQIGGASGCLEMARDYALERRAFGQPIGRFQAIKHKIADMYWRLEIARGCALDALEAYEQQSPLWIGMAAAARIAAIEAFDFAARENIQTHGGIGVTWEAMPHHYYRRARCLALELGSAPYWRDQLLASVGYDDVAAK; translated from the coding sequence TTGACTCACATACCGACGACCGAAGCCGACGACACGCTCAGCATGATTCGCGACCAGGCGTCGCGACTTCTGAGCAACAGCGCTGCGCCCGAACATCTGAACGCGCTGCTTGATCAGACCACAGGCTTCGACAAGGCGCTGTGGGAAGCGGCGGTTGAACAAGGCTGGCCGACAGTCTCCATGCCGGAAGAAGCCGGCGGCCTCGGATTGGGTTGGCGCGGCCTGTGCACGCTGACGGAAGAAGCCGGCAATAAATCTGTCTCGCTGCCGCTGACGGCCAATGCCGTCGCCGTGGCCGCCTTGCTGGCCAGTGGCGACGCCGAACTGATCGATCGCCACGCGATGCCATTGGTCACCGGCGACAGCATCGCCTGCCTGGCTTTCGCCGAGCCCGGCGAGTCCGGCCTGCGCATACGCCCCGAGCTGCGATTCGCCGATGGCAAGCTCGATGGATCCAAGGCTCCGGCGGCATTCGCCGCGGTGGCGGACGTCGCGCTGGTACAGGCTGTCGATCCGGCAGGCGAGACGGTCCTGCTGCTGGTTGCGCTGGATCAGCGCGAAGTGACACGGCGCATCACGGCGACCCTGGACAGTACACGCGCGACCTCAGCGCTGGACTTCAACGCAGCGCCGGCCCATCCGCTGTCTGGCACGGGCGCCATGGCATTCAATGAGGCGACGGCCCTCGCCGCGATCGCGACAGCCTTCGAACAAATTGGCGGCGCGTCCGGCTGCCTGGAAATGGCCCGAGACTACGCGCTGGAACGGCGCGCATTCGGCCAGCCGATCGGCCGCTTCCAGGCCATCAAACACAAGATTGCCGATATGTACTGGCGGCTCGAGATCGCTCGCGGCTGCGCGCTGGACGCGCTCGAAGCCTACGAGCAGCAAAGCCCGCTGTGGATCGGGATGGCAGCGGCGGCGAGGATCGCCGCGATCGAGGCCTTCGATTTCGCGGCGCGCGAAAACATCCAGACCCACGGCGGCATCGGCGTGACCTGGGAAGCGATGCCGCACCACTACTACCGCCGCGCGCGCTGCTTGGCACTGGAGCTTGGCAGCGCGCCGTACTGGCGCGACCAGCTGCTGGCCAGTGTCGGCTACGACGACGTCGCCGCGAAATGA
- a CDS encoding MMPL family transporter yields MDISRQETVPVIRDPKDFDADSGSWLERLIFNHRLMMIAISLVMSVFLGWHASRLEVNTSFEKMIPQSHPYIQNFLENKQALPSAGNAIRVAVESVDGDIFDKDYLLQLQKINDVLYLLPGVDRNWMRGLWTSSLRWTEVTEEGYRGGPVMPDRWDGSPEAMDQLRANIGRANISGSYISTDQKSSLIVVPLLDRDPATDKPLDYRAFSEALETQVRSLETDEVKIHIVGFAKIVGDLIDGLTQVMEYFAISVLIAAALVFFYTRCVRSTLLLVFSAMLGVVWLLGLMQLLGYSLDPYSILVPFLVFAIGLSHGAQKMNGIMQDVGRGTHRYVAARYTFRRLFLAGLTALLANIFGFAVLMIIDIPVIRDMALITSIGVTVLIFTKLVLIPVLLSYIGVSPSAAQRSVHKDSDTRNAGRRFWEALASLTERPRATAAVVVAAVLTAGALYVGEDIQVGDLDAGAPELRPDSRYNRDAAFINANYTLSSDQFIVMLKTPPGDCEKYQTLVEADRLSAVLRQVPGVLTTFSTADGARVGTFGMFEGNPKWMTIPRNRSSLSQAVANFRRDRPDLVDRTCAITPVIAYLANHKADTLSRVVDAAETFAAEHNVEGREFMLAAGSAGIEATTNIVVKRSFWTMHFVLYGAVVLLCFITFRSWRAVLVALIPLIITSLLCEALMVVLGIGIKVATLPVIAVGVGVGVDYALYLLSVQIAEQRRGATLASAYMRSLDFTGRIVALVGLTMAAAVVTWAWSPIKFQADMGILLTFMFLWNMVGALVLIPALSHFLLRTSADAPGIQGTPASDESVRGESHAGAADLHCIPHSQG; encoded by the coding sequence ATGGATATCAGCAGGCAAGAGACAGTTCCGGTCATTCGCGACCCCAAGGATTTCGATGCCGACAGCGGTAGTTGGCTCGAACGGCTGATCTTCAATCATCGCCTCATGATGATTGCGATCAGTCTGGTGATGTCGGTGTTTCTCGGATGGCATGCGTCGAGGCTCGAGGTCAATACGAGCTTCGAGAAGATGATCCCGCAGTCGCACCCGTACATTCAGAATTTCCTGGAGAACAAGCAGGCGCTGCCCAGCGCCGGCAATGCGATCCGCGTCGCGGTCGAATCGGTCGACGGAGATATTTTCGACAAGGACTATCTGCTGCAACTGCAGAAGATCAATGACGTTCTGTATCTTCTGCCGGGCGTCGACCGCAACTGGATGCGGGGGCTGTGGACCAGCAGTCTTCGCTGGACCGAAGTCACCGAGGAAGGATATCGCGGTGGTCCGGTCATGCCGGACCGCTGGGATGGTTCGCCCGAGGCGATGGACCAGCTGCGCGCCAATATCGGTCGCGCCAATATCAGCGGCAGCTACATCTCCACCGACCAGAAGTCCTCGCTGATCGTGGTCCCACTGCTGGACCGCGATCCGGCCACCGACAAGCCGCTGGACTACCGCGCATTTTCGGAGGCACTTGAGACCCAGGTCCGCTCGCTGGAGACCGACGAGGTCAAGATTCACATCGTCGGTTTCGCCAAGATCGTCGGTGACCTGATCGACGGTCTGACGCAGGTGATGGAGTATTTTGCGATCTCGGTGCTGATTGCCGCGGCGCTAGTGTTCTTCTATACCCGCTGTGTCCGCAGCACCTTGCTACTGGTGTTCAGCGCGATGCTCGGCGTGGTCTGGCTGCTCGGCCTGATGCAACTGCTCGGATACTCGCTGGATCCGTATTCGATTCTGGTGCCGTTCCTGGTGTTTGCGATCGGCCTTTCGCACGGCGCCCAGAAGATGAACGGCATCATGCAGGATGTCGGTCGCGGGACGCACCGCTACGTCGCCGCGCGCTACACCTTCCGCCGCCTGTTCCTGGCGGGCCTCACGGCCTTGCTCGCCAATATCTTCGGTTTCGCGGTGCTGATGATCATCGACATTCCGGTGATCCGCGACATGGCCCTGATCACCAGCATTGGCGTCACCGTTCTGATCTTCACCAAACTGGTCCTGATTCCGGTGCTGCTGTCGTACATCGGCGTCAGCCCCAGTGCGGCGCAGCGGTCCGTGCACAAGGACAGCGACACGCGCAATGCGGGCCGCCGCTTCTGGGAAGCGCTGGCCAGCCTCACCGAACGTCCCCGAGCGACCGCCGCAGTGGTGGTCGCCGCCGTGCTGACGGCGGGTGCGCTGTATGTGGGAGAGGACATTCAGGTGGGCGATCTCGATGCCGGCGCGCCGGAACTGCGCCCGGATTCTCGCTACAACCGCGACGCGGCATTCATCAACGCGAACTACACGCTGTCCAGCGATCAGTTCATCGTGATGTTGAAGACGCCGCCCGGCGATTGCGAGAAGTACCAGACACTGGTCGAAGCCGATCGGCTGTCGGCGGTCCTGCGCCAGGTTCCCGGCGTGTTGACCACGTTTTCGACCGCCGATGGTGCCCGGGTCGGCACTTTCGGCATGTTCGAAGGCAATCCCAAGTGGATGACGATACCGCGCAATCGCAGCAGTCTCAGCCAGGCGGTCGCGAACTTCCGCCGTGACCGTCCCGATCTGGTCGATCGTACCTGCGCGATCACGCCGGTGATCGCCTATCTGGCGAATCACAAGGCCGATACCTTGAGTCGTGTCGTCGATGCGGCTGAGACCTTCGCTGCCGAGCACAACGTCGAGGGTCGGGAGTTCATGCTCGCGGCCGGCAGCGCCGGAATCGAGGCGACGACCAACATCGTGGTCAAGCGTAGCTTCTGGACTATGCATTTCGTGCTGTACGGCGCCGTCGTGCTGCTGTGCTTCATTACGTTCCGCAGCTGGCGCGCGGTGCTGGTCGCTTTGATCCCGCTGATCATCACCTCCCTGCTTTGCGAGGCGCTGATGGTCGTGCTGGGGATCGGCATCAAGGTTGCCACCTTGCCGGTGATTGCCGTGGGTGTCGGTGTCGGCGTCGACTACGCGCTGTATTTGCTGAGCGTGCAAATCGCCGAACAGCGTCGCGGCGCCACGCTGGCGTCGGCCTACATGCGATCGCTGGACTTCACGGGCCGCATCGTGGCGCTGGTGGGACTGACCATGGCCGCGGCCGTCGTCACCTGGGCCTGGTCGCCGATCAAGTTCCAGGCCGACATGGGCATCCTGCTCACCTTCATGTTCCTGTGGAACATGGTGGGTGCGCTGGTGCTGATTCCGGCCCTGTCGCATTTCCTGCTAAGAACCAGCGCCGACGCGCCGGGCATTCAGGGCACGCCGGCGTCTGACGAGTCGGTGCGTGGTGAATCGCACGCCGGCGCTGCCGACCTGCACTGCATCCCGCATTCTCAAGGCTGA
- a CDS encoding acyl-CoA dehydrogenase family protein: protein MSSDTKPEVSTDLDRYRDSARRWLAEQAPRFSGPVRRGLTMEADVALGRAWQALKAEQGYAAITLPKEYGGGGGTELQKIIFAEEELKYDLPVVYYSISLSNPVPIFLRYASPAFKDRLAPRAIHGEDIWCQLFSEPSAGSDLAALRLKAERKDDGWLLNGQKLWTSWAQLAEWGVIVTRSDARVPKHAGLTYFFLNMKTPGITIRPIRRLVGHPDLNEVYFDNVFVPDGQRLGEVGGGFKVAVETLMIERYGITDETASSPPLEAFVELARRSRINGRPALEDGQVRTAIANAFAERQGLRSIHKRAMSAIAAGREPGPEGAIRKLLIGRTRQNLGALALDLMGADGVHLNPDNEPTTDFAHAWLDPSVRIAGGTDEVLLNTLAERVLGLPQDHRPDKGIPFNQLDH, encoded by the coding sequence ATGAGTTCAGACACAAAACCCGAAGTGAGCACCGATCTCGACCGCTACCGCGATAGCGCGCGCCGCTGGCTCGCCGAGCAAGCGCCACGCTTCAGTGGTCCGGTCCGTCGCGGACTGACGATGGAAGCAGACGTCGCGCTCGGACGTGCCTGGCAGGCGCTGAAGGCCGAGCAAGGCTATGCCGCGATCACCCTGCCGAAGGAATACGGCGGCGGCGGCGGTACGGAGCTTCAGAAGATCATCTTTGCGGAGGAGGAGCTGAAATACGACCTGCCGGTCGTTTACTACTCGATCAGTCTCAGCAATCCGGTACCGATCTTCCTGCGCTACGCCTCGCCGGCGTTCAAAGACCGCCTGGCACCACGTGCGATTCATGGCGAAGACATCTGGTGTCAGCTGTTTTCGGAGCCATCGGCCGGCTCCGATCTTGCCGCGCTGAGACTCAAGGCGGAGCGCAAGGATGATGGCTGGCTACTCAATGGTCAAAAGCTCTGGACCAGCTGGGCGCAGCTCGCGGAGTGGGGAGTGATCGTCACGCGCAGCGACGCGCGCGTCCCCAAGCACGCCGGTCTCACCTATTTCTTTCTGAACATGAAAACGCCGGGTATCACGATCCGGCCGATACGCCGTCTGGTCGGGCACCCCGACCTGAACGAAGTGTATTTCGACAACGTCTTCGTGCCCGACGGGCAGCGCCTCGGCGAAGTCGGAGGTGGCTTCAAGGTCGCCGTCGAAACCTTGATGATCGAGCGTTACGGCATCACCGACGAAACCGCCAGCTCCCCCCCGCTGGAGGCCTTCGTCGAACTCGCGCGCCGCTCGAGGATCAATGGCAGACCGGCGCTTGAAGACGGCCAGGTCCGTACCGCAATCGCCAATGCCTTTGCCGAGCGTCAGGGCTTGCGTTCGATTCACAAGCGCGCGATGAGCGCGATCGCCGCTGGCCGCGAGCCCGGCCCCGAAGGTGCGATTCGCAAGCTTCTGATCGGCCGCACGCGACAGAACCTGGGCGCGCTGGCGCTGGACCTGATGGGTGCCGACGGCGTCCATCTGAACCCCGACAACGAGCCGACCACCGACTTCGCTCACGCCTGGCTCGATCCCAGTGTGCGCATCGCTGGCGGCACCGACGAAGTCTTGCTCAATACGCTGGCGGAGCGCGTGCTCGGCCTGCCTCAGGACCATCGCCCTGACAAGGGCATCCCCTTCAACCAGCTCGATCACTAG